A genomic region of Candidatus Cybelea sp. contains the following coding sequences:
- a CDS encoding alkaline phosphatase family protein — MKSAGHLAVCMLALGAVAACGGGASNGGLALPRTANVPVGESGTSPIEHIIVIVQENRSFNNLFAQFPGATGTVTGKEKIGQGKKAKVQSIALTQVPLEDKQNLNHLYKSYKIAYDDGKMDAFNRIIFQANGQMEGSKPYEYVRQSDVKPYWDMASQYALANKMFQTQGSGSFTAHQDLIRGGTVIDTEGDSLIDDPDNSKAWGCDSPTGTVTSLINGPQYMANSGPFPCTKNFQSSGSAYLTLRDLLDAKSVSWKYYVPQLAFYQPGAIWNAFDVISPVRYGSEWGTNVDWPEKNVLKDIPNGHLPAVSWVIPDESNSDHPGYPNDTGPSWVSSIVNAVGESSYWNTTAIVVLWDDWGGFYDPVAPPKHDKQGGPGFRVPAIVISPYAVSGDISQTIYGFGSVVRFIEDTFALGRLGTTDATSKSISNMLNYSQKPRAFKPITSKYSRNYFLHQKPSGLPVDTE, encoded by the coding sequence ATGAAATCGGCCGGCCACCTCGCAGTATGTATGCTTGCTCTCGGCGCTGTTGCCGCGTGCGGCGGCGGGGCGAGCAACGGCGGCCTTGCGCTCCCGCGGACCGCGAACGTTCCCGTCGGAGAATCCGGTACTTCGCCGATCGAGCACATCATCGTGATCGTGCAGGAGAATCGCAGCTTCAACAATCTCTTCGCGCAGTTTCCCGGCGCGACCGGTACGGTTACCGGTAAAGAGAAAATCGGGCAGGGCAAGAAGGCCAAGGTCCAGTCGATTGCGCTGACCCAAGTGCCGCTCGAGGACAAGCAGAACCTCAACCATCTCTACAAGTCGTACAAGATCGCCTATGACGACGGCAAAATGGATGCCTTCAATCGGATCATCTTTCAAGCGAATGGACAGATGGAAGGCAGCAAGCCGTACGAATACGTACGGCAGTCCGACGTCAAACCGTACTGGGACATGGCCTCGCAGTATGCGTTGGCGAATAAAATGTTCCAGACGCAGGGCAGCGGCAGCTTTACCGCTCATCAGGACCTCATTCGCGGTGGCACCGTCATCGACACGGAAGGCGATAGCCTGATCGACGATCCGGATAACTCAAAAGCGTGGGGATGCGATTCGCCAACCGGTACCGTGACCTCGCTAATCAACGGCCCGCAATACATGGCCAACTCCGGCCCTTTCCCGTGTACGAAAAACTTTCAGTCGTCGGGTTCGGCGTACTTAACGCTGCGCGATCTCTTAGATGCCAAAAGCGTCTCGTGGAAATACTACGTGCCGCAGCTGGCCTTTTATCAGCCGGGTGCCATCTGGAATGCGTTCGACGTGATCTCGCCCGTTCGCTACGGTTCGGAGTGGGGCACGAACGTCGACTGGCCCGAGAAGAACGTGCTCAAAGATATTCCCAACGGGCACCTGCCGGCCGTCTCGTGGGTGATTCCCGACGAGTCGAACTCCGATCACCCGGGCTACCCCAACGACACCGGGCCGTCGTGGGTCTCGAGCATCGTCAACGCCGTCGGAGAGAGCTCGTACTGGAACACGACCGCGATCGTCGTGCTTTGGGACGACTGGGGCGGTTTCTACGATCCGGTCGCGCCGCCCAAACACGATAAACAGGGTGGCCCGGGCTTTCGCGTGCCGGCGATCGTGATCTCGCCGTATGCCGTTTCGGGCGACATCTCGCAGACGATCTACGGCTTCGGCAGCGTCGTGCGCTTCATCGAAGATACGTTCGCTCTCGGGCGGCTTGGAACGACCGATGCGACCTCAAAGAGCATTTCAAACATGCTGAACTACAGCCAGAAACCGCGAGCGTTCAAGCCGATCACGTCCAAGTATTCGCGCAACTACTTCCTCCATCAGAAGCCGTCGGGGCTGCCGGTCGACACGGAATAG
- a CDS encoding alkaline phosphatase family protein: MKPRAATLWVCAVVIFSLAACSGGAAPNSIPASSISKQANRSHSAATHDSGSFTPIQHIVLIVQENRTMNNLFATFPGVTGTTIGKRLVNVKGNLKVENIKLKETNLFVKSNLNHAYSGFFTAWDNGKMDSFNNIKRASGAHLEDAAPYQYVNPSAIQPYWDLAREWGLANAMFTTQGSASFTAHQALIRGGTMIDAKDSLIDNLRYSTDAWGCDSPSGSKTSLITTQLVVKKAKGPFPCTSDFPGSGTNYLTLRDLMDDAGVSWKYYAPQVGTAGGIWSAFDVITPVRFGPEWGTNVSWPETNILEDIGNGQLPAMSWVIPNSQNSDHPGEGSDTGPSWVASVVNAVGQSQYWSSTAIIITWDDWGGFYDPVPPPPRDDQGGPGFRVPMILISPYARTTSSSQPGYISQTTYEFGSIVRFVEDTFSLGRLGTTDSTANSIDDMFDFYQYPRQFQSVGSKYSRRYFMHQKPSRMPVDDI, from the coding sequence GTGAAGCCAAGAGCAGCGACCCTTTGGGTATGTGCGGTCGTCATTTTCAGCCTTGCAGCGTGCAGCGGCGGCGCGGCCCCCAACTCGATTCCAGCAAGCTCGATTTCAAAGCAGGCGAACCGATCTCACTCGGCCGCAACGCACGATTCGGGATCCTTCACGCCGATCCAACACATCGTCCTCATCGTGCAAGAGAACCGGACGATGAATAATCTTTTCGCTACGTTTCCAGGCGTGACGGGAACGACGATTGGGAAGCGGCTGGTCAACGTCAAAGGGAACCTGAAGGTCGAAAACATCAAGCTCAAAGAGACGAATCTTTTCGTCAAGTCGAACCTCAATCACGCGTATTCCGGCTTTTTTACGGCTTGGGACAACGGCAAGATGGACAGCTTCAATAATATCAAACGCGCCTCGGGCGCACATCTTGAAGACGCCGCACCGTACCAATACGTCAACCCGTCGGCCATCCAACCGTATTGGGATCTCGCCCGCGAGTGGGGACTCGCCAACGCGATGTTCACCACCCAGGGCAGCGCGAGCTTCACGGCACACCAGGCGCTGATTCGCGGCGGCACGATGATCGATGCCAAGGACAGTCTCATCGATAACCTGCGGTATTCAACCGACGCCTGGGGCTGTGACTCGCCCTCCGGATCGAAGACCTCGCTGATCACGACGCAGCTGGTGGTGAAGAAGGCCAAGGGCCCGTTCCCGTGCACCTCCGATTTTCCGGGATCGGGTACGAACTATCTGACGCTGCGCGACCTAATGGACGACGCCGGCGTGTCCTGGAAGTACTACGCGCCGCAAGTCGGCACGGCGGGCGGAATTTGGAGCGCGTTCGACGTGATCACTCCGGTCCGCTTCGGACCGGAGTGGGGCACCAATGTCTCGTGGCCCGAGACGAACATTCTCGAAGACATCGGTAACGGCCAGCTTCCAGCGATGTCGTGGGTAATTCCCAACTCGCAAAACTCCGATCACCCCGGCGAGGGCTCCGATACCGGACCGTCGTGGGTGGCTAGCGTCGTCAACGCCGTCGGCCAGAGCCAGTATTGGTCTTCGACGGCGATCATCATCACCTGGGACGATTGGGGCGGGTTCTACGATCCGGTTCCGCCGCCGCCGCGCGACGATCAGGGAGGGCCCGGGTTCCGCGTCCCGATGATCTTGATCTCGCCATACGCGCGCACGACGTCGTCGAGCCAACCGGGCTATATCTCGCAGACCACCTATGAGTTCGGCAGCATCGTGCGTTTCGTGGAAGACACCTTCAGCCTCGGGCGTCTCGGCACGACTGACAGCACCGCGAACAGCATCGACGACATGTTCGATTTCTATCAGTACCCACGCCAGTTTCAAAGCGTGGGCTCAAAGTATTCACGAAGGTACTTCATGCATCAGAAGCCCTCGCGCATGCCGGTAGACGATATCTAG